Below is a window of Ruegeria sp. THAF33 DNA.
ACTCGAATGCGGTTGACGTGGATCTGGGCACGGCCCAGAGCGCGAGGATTTTGTGCATGGTCATGGCCTCTCGAATAACTCAAGACGTTTCAGCAATTGCCCGTGCGGTTTGTCGGGTGCGATACCGAGGGATTTGAAGATGCGCCAGTAAAGCGCGATGTCGTGGCCGATCACCGGTTTGCCCAGCGCGTCTTCTAGCGTATCGGCCAGATGCAGCGGGCGCTGGGGCAAGCCACCGGGTCCGGTGCGGAAATTGCACATGCCATTGATCAGGATCGCTTCGGCCTGAGGTGCCTTGTCGGCCACATATTCAAAGCTTTTCAGTGCCAGATCGCCGTCAAAGACCCAGCGACAGGAATTGACTTCTTCCTGACTGTCGAACCAGCCCTGATCGTGGAAATTCCCGGCCCAGACCACATCAAACCCGGCTTCTTTCAAGAAACCGACCGTGCCCTGCCACCATTCCGGCCAATGATAGGCGGCGTTCAGGGCAACCTTTTCGACATTCAGGTCACGCAATGCCTCGACCATGGCATATCCTGCCATGTGAAAGCGGGTTTCATATTTGTCTGACAGGTCTTCGCAGTGTTGCCGAACGCCTTCCACGCCCAGCCCGCAGGCATGGACCCAATTCGAACCGACCTGACCGCAGACATCCACACCGTTGCGGGACATGCAGTGCACGAAGTCTTCGAGCATGCCAAAGTTCTTTCTCCGCTGATCCAACCCGTGCACATAATCCGGCACATGCAGCATCCACCCGTGAACGCCCACCGTTTCGGGGCACATGCGCAGGAAATCCGAGGGCGCGGCGTCAAAATCGAACGGCGGGCAGGTGAACCCGACCTGATGGCGGAACAGTTTGTGTTCCGGGCGCCAGACTTCAGGCATCAGCATCAGCGTGCAACCTCGGCCACTAATCCACAGCCTCGCGCATCCATTGCTGAAGCCGCGCGATGGAATGTTCCGACATCACCCCACAGCCCGGATCCAGAACAAGCGGTCCGGGGCGATAGCCCCGCGACTTGAGCCCGCGATGAACGGATTCCACAAGGCGGATGTCTTCCTCAACCGTCGTTTCACGGTCCTGGACCGCCAATTGCCGGATGACCGCACTGTCCGAGCCTCCCTCGGTGTACCAGCCGCGCCAGACGGTGCAGTGATCGGCATCAACCGCGCGCCAGTGATAGGTGTTCAGCACATTGCCGGGGTAACACTGGAACGAGAACATCGGCCACAGGAACCACGATTGGTAATCGCCTGCGTGCGGTACCGACAGGTCGATGGGGTAGGTCATCTTGTCGAGGCTCTGGCATTCCGTCGTGTGACGCAGGACGTAGCCGCCGCCCGCGTCGGGCTGAATGTCATAGGTCTCGGGCTTGACCACACCTTCGGCAAAGGTCGGGTGGTTGGTCGGGCAGTGATAGCATTCCGAGTAGTTCTCGACACTGACCTTCCAGTTGCAGTTTTCGGGGATCTCCACCCATTCCAGCGGTTCCAGATCGTCGATATGCGGAACGAATGCGCGGATTTCCTCGCGCACGCCGGGGTACCATTCATCCATCGGCGCGGCGTCGTCATCGAGGTTGACGAAAATGAAACCGTTGAACACTTCGGTGCGCACCGAGGTCAGGCAAATGGCGCTGCGGTCGAACCCGGGGACGGATTTGATGTTCGGTCCGGCGCGCAATTGGCCGGACAGCTCATAAGTCCAGGCGTGGTAGGGGCAGACGACGACACGCGTGTTGCCCGCGCCGGTGACCATTTCATGCGCGCGATGCTGGCAGACGTTATAGAATGTGCGGATTTCGCCGTCGCGGCCGCGAATGCAGAACAAGTTCTGGCCGGCGATCTCAAACGCAAAGTAGTCCCCCGTTTCCCGGACCTGCGCGACATGGCCCGCAAACTGCCACGTTCGGGCCAGAAGCCCCTGCATTTCCTGCTCGAAAATCGCAGGGTCGACATAGTATCGCGCGTCCAGGGAGTGGGTCAGGGGTGCGTTCATTCGGGCTCCTCCGCGTAGAGGCCAAGTTGGTGTCTGCGTTGGTGAAACCGTTCCACCCGCTCGACGATCTCATCGCTGGACACTGCGATCACGAAGGACAGCAGAGTTTCCAGCAAGGCAATCGTCGAAACGGAGGACGGAAAGAATTGCGGCGTGTCGGCGGCGACGACAAAACCATGATGGGCGTTCAGGATCACCGGGCTAGCCGGGCTGTCGGAAATACCGATGACGGTCAGACCCTGTTGACGAGCCAGCTTGATCGCCTCGATGACTTCGGTGCGATAGGGGTGGCAGGTGATCGCGATCAGCACGTCCTGTTCATCGGCCCAGGCCAGATCATCCACCGGGGTCGAGCCGGGGCGCGGAATCGCGTGGAACTGCTTCATCCCGGTTGACGCAAGATAAGTGAAATTGCGCGCGTTCGAGTTGTTGACGCCGACGCCCAGCGTGAAGATCTGGCGGCAATTCCAGATATCCTCGGCAGCGGCTTTCAGAGTTGCGGCATCGATCCCGGCAAAGGTTTCTTCGATATTGCGGATCGCCGCACCCACCATATCGGCATAAAGCCCACCCAGTTCCCCTGACTTGCCAATGTCCTGCAACCAGCGCGCGCGGTCTGGAAACGACACGTTGCCCCGTCGAATCGCTTCGCGGAAGGGGGCCCGGAAATCTTCATACCCTTCGAAGCCCACCTGCCGGGCCATGCGCACGAAGGTATTGGGTTTGACCTTGGCCGCCTCGGCAATCTCGCGCACGGTTGAAACCCCAACATCCGTTGGGTTTTCCAGCACGTACCGAGCGGCTTTCTGCGCCTCGGGGGTAAGGGCGTCCCACTCCTGGCTCAGGCGGTCCAGAACGATTGATGATACATTTGTGTCATTCATGATTGACGATGGTACATTTGTGGAATTAGCCTGTCGAGCAGAAACGCGACTCGGGAAGAGGAAAAATCATGTCCGAGAAGAATCTGCCGTCACATGCCCGCGTGGTCATCGTGGGCGGAGGTGTCATGGGGGTCGGTCTGGCCTATCATCTGGCGCATGAAGGGTGGGGCGCTGACACCGTCCTGCTGGAAAAGGCCGAGCTGACCAGCGGCAGCACCTGGCATGCAGCAGGGCAGATCACGCATTCGACGTCCAGCTTTGGGCTGGGGAAATGCGTGGATTACAACATTGGCCTGTACTCTGGTCAGTTGGAGGCCGAAACCGGCCAGCCCGTCACATGGCATGGCTGCGGTTCGTTCCGTCTGGCCTATACCGAGGATGAGATGGACTGGTTGCGTCACACCTTGTCGGTTGGTCGGTCTCTGGGCTTCAATATCGAGCTTGTCGGCCCCGAAAAGGTGGCTGAACTGCATCCGTTCTACAATCTCGAAGGCGTTCTGGGCGCGCTGCATACGCCGGATGACGGGCATGTGGACCCGACCAATGTGACCATGGCCATGGCCGCTGGAGCACGGCAAAAAGGTGTTCGCATCTTTCGCAGCTGCCGCGCCACCAACATCACGCAAGCCGAGAATGGCGAATGGGTGGTTGAGACCGAGCAAGGCACCATCACCTGCGAGCATGTGGTGAATGCAGGCGGCACCTATGCAAGGCAAATGGGCGAGTGGTCGGGGCTGCAACTGCCGATGACCTCGATGACGCACCATTACTTCGTGACCGAACCGGTGCCTGAATTCCAGAACTTGGACACCGAACTGCCGGTGATCCGTGATGACCGCAAGGTCTCGGGCTATATCCGGATGGAGCAGCAGCGCGGTCTGATCGGGATTTACGAAAAAGAGAACCCGAACTCGGTCTGGCATGATCACTGCCCATGGGAATACGAAAACTGGTTGTTCGACGCGGATTACGACCGGGTGATGCCGTGGCTTGAGGAAAGCCTGAACCGGATGCCGATCTTTGCCGAACTGGGCATTCAGCGCGACGTGCACGGGGCGATCTCGCACCCGCCGGATGGCAACCCTTTGATCGGACCAGCGCCGGGGGTTCGGAACTATTGGTGCTGCTGCGGGACGCAGATCGGCATCGGCTGGGGGCCGGGTCTGACCCGCGAACTGGCGCGCTGGATGGTGCATGGCGCAGCTGACATCTCGATGCGCGAATACGACCCGCGCCGGTTCGGCAGCTATGCCACCAAGGACTGGCAGGTGATCAAGGCCGAGGAAGATTACTGCTTGCGCCACGAAATTCCCTTCCCGCATTTCAACCGTTTGGAGGGGCGACCCATCAAGCCGTCGCCGCTGTATGAACTGCTGAAATCCAAGGGTGCGGTGCATGAAGAGGCCTATGGTTTTGAGCGCCCCCGCTGGTTCGCGCGGGACGGTGTGGAGCAGCGCGACCACTATTCCTTCCGCCGCACCCCCGCTGACGACATGGTCGCGGCTGAGGTCAAAGCGGTGCGCGAAAGCGTCGGCATCATGGATGTTACCGCCTTTACCAAGGTCGAGGTCACGGGTCCGGACGCTTACGCTCTGCTGGACCGGCTGACCGCCAACCGAATGCCGCAAAAGGTCGGCTCGATCACACTGACCCATATGCTGAACCGCCGCGGCCGTATCGAATTGGAGACCACGATTGTCCGCATGGCCGACGACCGATTCTATCTGGTTTGTGCGGCGTTCTTCGAACAGCGCTTGCTGGATCATCTGGCGCAGCAGCGCGCGGATGAGGATGTGCAGATCACCGCTCTGTCCTCTGACTGGTCTGCCCTGTCCCTGAACGGCCCCCGCTCGCGCGACGTGCTGGCGCGCTGCACCGATGCCGATCTGACCAATGCCGGGTTCCGCTGGCTTTCCGCGCAGGAAATCACCATCGCCGGTCACAAGGTCTGGGCCTTCCGCATGTCCTATGCCGGGGAACTGGGCTGGGAACTGCACATGCCGAACGCCGCATGCCTCGACGTCTACAACGCGCTTTGGGCGGCAGGTGAGGCGCATGGCATCACCGACTACGGCAGCTTTGCCATGAACGTGATGCGAATGGAGAAGGGCTTCAAAGGCGCGGGCGAGTTGACCAACGAGGTCACTCTGGCCGAGGCCGACGTGCTGCGTTTTGCGCGCACCGACAAGGATTATCTGGGCAAGGACAAGACGCTCAACACCGACCTGCCCTGGATCTGTGCCTATCTTTCAATCGAACCGGATGGAGAGATTGATGGGCATGGCGGAGAGGCGGTGCTGCTGGACGGGCGCGTCGTCGGGTCCACGGCGTCGGTCGCTTATGGCCACACCGTCGGCAAGATTCTGGCCTTTGCATACCTCAAGCCCGAAGCGGCCAAGGCCGGGACACAGCTGGAGGTCGTGATCCATGGCCAACCCCGTGCCGCCCGTGTTCTGGACAAACCTGCTTACGACCCCGACAGTTTGCTGCCCCGCAGTGACGCCATACTGGAGACCGCTTGATGAGCCTGCCCGATACGATGAGAGCCATGGTCACAATGGGCCATGGTGGTCTGGAACAGATGGTGATGCAGGAAGACTGGCCGCGCCCCGAACCCGCGGCCGGTGAAGTTCTGATCAGGGTCGCAGCCTGCGGCCTGAACAATACCGACGTCAATACGCGGTCCGGCTGGTATTCCAAGACCGTCACGGATGCGACCACCGGTGGCGCATTCGAGGAAGTCGGTGAAGAAGACCCGACATGGGGCGGCAACCCGATCACCTTCCCGCGCATTCAAGGCGCAGATGTCTGCGGCCGTATCGTGGCCGTTGGCGAGGGCGTGGACAGCGCTCGTATAGGCGAGCGTGTCATCACGGATGGTTGGCTTCGAGATCCGGCTGATCCCGGCAACATGAACAAGACAGGGTATTTTGGTTCGGAACGCGATGGCGGGTTCGCCGAATATACCACGACTCTGGCGGTCAATGCGGTGCCGATCACTTCGGACCTGTCGGATGCCGAACTGGCCACATTCTCCTGTTCCTATTCTACCGCCGAAGGGATGCTGTCCCGTGCCAACGTGACGGAAAAAGACACCGTTCTTGTGCCCGGTGCCTCTGGCGGGGTGGGTGGTGCTTTGGTTCAATTGGCCAAACGCCGTGGCGCGCGTGTGATTGCAATGGCATCCGAATCCAAACACGCCGACGTCGCCGATCTTGGCCCTGATGTGATATTGCCCCGCACACCTGAAGATCTGCGGTCGGCGCTGGGCGACGAGAAGATCACCGTGGTCGCCGATGTGGTAGGTGGCCCTTACTGGCCGAACCTGATCGACGTACTGGAGCGCGGCGGGCGCTACACCTGTTCGGGGGCCATTGCAGGTCCGATGGTCGAACTTGACCTTCGGACGTTCTATCTGCGCGATCTGACCTTCACCGGTTCGACCGTGATCGGACCCGAGGTCATGAAGAACCTCGTGGCATATATTGAAGCCGGCGAAATCAAGCCGGCTCTGGCCGCAACCTATCCTTTGGAGGAGTTGCGGGAAGCTCAAGCGGCGTTCATCGCCAAACAGCACACCGGCAATATCGTGGTGGTGCCATGACGCTGGATGATGTTCTCGAGGCGGCCCGCCAATTGCATCAGGCGCATCCTGACCTTGCCGCGTTTGCATCATGGCCGGACGATCTGACACCGACGGGTTTGCAGCCTGCTCACATTCCGGCGACCGATCTGGTGGGCGATTTTGGCCTTGATGGCGTGGCGCCAACCCGTGATCTGGTCGCGGCGATCAAGGCCAGCGCGCATCTGGCGCAATGGAAACACACATATACAGAAGAGGAAGTCGGTGCGGATTTCCTGAATCGGTACGGGTATTACGAACTGTTCGGACCGACCGGGCATTTCCACTCGACCCAATTGCGCGGCTACGTGGGATATTGGGGCGCGGGTCTGGACTATGACTGGCACAGCCATCAGGCGGAAGAGCTGTATCTGACCCTTGCGGGCGGAGCGGTTTTTCGCAGCAACGAGGATGAAACCTTCGTCGGCCCGAACCAGACACGACAGCACAAAAGCTGGCAAAGCCACGCCATGATAACGACGGACCAACCGATCCTGACCTTTGTCCTGTGGCGAGGCGAAGGGATGGGCGACCTGCCCAGAATGGACGCCGCATGAAAATCACCCGCATCCGAATTTACCAGACCGGGCTTCCCTATGTCGGCGGTACCTATGCCTGGGGTGCGGGAAACGCGATTGAAACGGCCATCGCATCGGTGGTGGTAATCGACACTGACGCGGGTTTGCGGGGCTGCGGTGAGTTCACGCCCTGTGGCGAAAACTACATGGTGGCCCATTCCGAAGGTGTGGCTGCGCTGGCGCGTCTTGTCGCCGGCAAACTGCTGGGCGAGGATCCGCGTCAGGTGGGGCGGATCGAGCACTTGATGGACCATCTGGTACAGGGGCATGGCTATGCCAAGGCGCCGTTCGATGCGGCATGCTGGGATATCCTGGGTCAGGCGTGTGATCAGCCGGTCTGGATGCTGTTGGGCGGCAAGCTGACGGATGGCGCGCCAATGTACCGGGTCGCGCCGCAGAAAGCGGTCGACGAAACCGTGGCCGAGATGGACCGGTACCGGGAACAGGGTTATCGGCAGTTTCAGGTCAAAGTGGGCAGCGACTGGGCCAGTGACATTGACCGGATCCGCACCACTGTGCCGTTGCTGAAACCCGGCGAGAAAGCCATGGCCGATGCCAATCAGGGCTGGCGCGTGGACGATGCGATCCGCGTTGCACGCGAGACCCGGGATCTGGATTTCATTCTCGAACAACCTTGCCGCACGTATGAGGAATGCCAGCAAGTGCGCCGGATTGCCGAGCAGCCATTGAAGTTGGATGAATGCGTGACCGGGATCCATATGGCCCAGCGTATCGTCGCAGACCGGGGGGCAGAGATTTGTTGTCTCAAGATCTCGAACCTTGGCGGCATCAGCAAAGCCCGGCGGGTACGGGATTACCTGATCGACAACCGCATCCCTGTGGTCAGCGAAGACACCTGGGGAGGAGAGATCACGTCTTCGGTTGTCGCCCATTTTGCGGCGTCGACCCCGCCTGAATACCTGCAGAACACCACGGATCTGATGAACTACAACACGCGATCTACGGGCGTCGGCGGTCCTGTCGTTAAAGACGGAAAGCTTTATGCAAACAATACGCCGGGATTGGGTGTAACCCCCGATTTTGAAAGCCTCGGCGCACCCGTGGCGGAGTATGCTCTATGAAGATTGAAACCATTACCGTTTTTCAGGTCGATTTGCCGCTCGAGCATCCCTATTGGCTTTCCGGGGGGCGCCTGAAGTTCGAAACGCTTGATGCGACGCTGGTCAAGCTCGAAACCGATACCGGTCTGGTCGGCTGGGGCGAGGGCACGCCCTGGGGGCACACCTATGTACCCGCGCACGGGCCGGGCATCCGGGCCGGGATCGAAACGATGGCCCCTTTCATCCTGGGCCTTGATCCGCGTCGCGTGCTGGACGTGGAACGGGCCATGGATCTAGCCTTGCCCGGACATCTCTATGCTAAAAGCCCCGTAGACATGGCCTGCTGGGATATTGCCGGTCAGGCGGCGGGCTTGCCGATTGCCGATCTGATGGGCGGCGGATCGCGGACACCGCGCCCGATCGCGTCCTCGGTCGGGGCAAAAACCGTCGAGGAAACACGCGAGGTCATGGAGCGGTATCGCAAGCGCGGCTATGTCGCGCATTCGGTGAAGATCGGCGGTGATGTCGCGCGGGACATTGCCCGAGTGCGGGATGTGGAAAGCATCCGGCAACCCGGAGAGATTGTTCTGTATGATGTCAACCGTGGCTGGACACGCCAGCAGGCCTTGCGGGTGATGAGCTCCTGCGAAGACCTGAACGTGATGTTCGAGCAACCCTGCGAAACACTGGATGATATCGCGGCGATCTCGGGGCTTCATGCGTCCCCTGTGTCTGTGGACGAGTCCCTTGTGACCTTGCAGGATGCCGTCCGGATTGCCCACGATGGTCTGGCCCAGATATTCGGGATCAAGCTGAATCGCGTGGGTGGCCTGACCAAGGCCGCGCGGATGCGCGATATCGCGCTGGCCCATGGAATAGACATGTTCGTAATGGCCACCGGTGGAACGGTTCTGGCCGATACCGAGGCGCTGCATCTGGCCGCCACGATCCCGGATGATCATTGCCACGCGGTTTGGGCCTGTCAGGACATGATCACGGTTGATGTTGCAGGTGGTCGAGGGCCCCGCAACGTCGATGGCCATCTGCATCTGCCCGAAGCGCCGGGGCTGGGCGTGCATCCGGACGAAGCCGCATTGGGTGATCCAGTGGGAGAATATGCTTGAGAATTGACAAGATAACACTCTGGTCCGTCGATCTGACCAGTCATGAAACCTATCACATGGCTGGCGGCAAGACCTGCGCGACCGTGACGTCTCATATCCTGCGCCTTGAGACGGATACAGGTCTGACAGGTTGGGGCGAGGTCTGCCCGATCCCGCATTATCTGCCCGCCTATGCAAGTGGAGTACCGGGGGCCATCGCTGAAATGGGTCCCGAGATTCTCGGGATTTCGCCAATTGGGGTCGACGCACCGATGCGAAAGCTGGACGGGTTTCTGCAAGGCCACAGCTACGCGAAATCGATCGTCGACATTGCACTGTGGGATCTGTTCGGCCGCGCGGCGGGGGTGCCGGTTTACGCGTTGCTGGGCGGGTGGACTCGGGCGGATATGCCGCTTTATCATTCGATCACATGTATCGCGCCGGACGAAATGGCGCGCATCGCTAAGGCAGCCTTCCAGACGGGCATTCGGCAATTCCAGGTCAAGCTGGGTGTCGAGGGTGATTGGCAAGCCGACGCCGAGCGGCTGATCAAAGTGCGCGAAGCCGTTGGAACCGGACCGCTTGTGTATGGCGACTGGAACTGCGGGGCATCGCGCCTTCAGGCAACGCGAACCGGGCGCGCGGTGGCGCATCTGGATGTGATGCTGGAACAGCCCTGTAAAACACTGGAAGACTGCGCCGCTGTTCGTCAGTCGACGGGTTTGCCTATGAAGATCGACGAAAATGCATTTGATCTTGCATCGCTGATGCGGGCGCATGAGTTGGGTTGCATGGACGCGGTGGCGCTGAAACTGTCGAAGTTCGGCGGTCTTTCGGCAATGCGCCGCGCACGCGATCTGACCGTGCAGCTGGGTGCCGAGATTTGTGCAGAATGCACCTGGGGATCGGATATCGTAACGGCGGCTTCGCTGCATTTTGCGGCTTCGACCCCGCATGGATCGCTGATGAACACTTGCGACTTGTCCTCTTACGTTGCCCCGCGCCTGTGTCCTGACGCACCAAACCGTGAAAACGGCCGGATTGCACCGCCCGAAGGCCCGGGTTTAGGTGTGACACCTGACCTCGAAATTCTTGACGCCCCGATTTTGGAGATTGATTGAGATGCTGAAGATCCAGACACAGTCCGAGTGGATAGCACGCGCAAAAGAGGTTCTGCCAGCTGGCGGTTTCGGCAACTTCGATCCGGGCATCATCATCGCCCGTGGCGAGGGCTGCCATGTCTGGGACGAGGACGGGAAGGAATATATCGACTATCTGATCGGGTCCGGCCCGATGCTGCTG
It encodes the following:
- a CDS encoding aromatic ring-hydroxylating dioxygenase subunit alpha, whose product is MNAPLTHSLDARYYVDPAIFEQEMQGLLARTWQFAGHVAQVRETGDYFAFEIAGQNLFCIRGRDGEIRTFYNVCQHRAHEMVTGAGNTRVVVCPYHAWTYELSGQLRAGPNIKSVPGFDRSAICLTSVRTEVFNGFIFVNLDDDAAPMDEWYPGVREEIRAFVPHIDDLEPLEWVEIPENCNWKVSVENYSECYHCPTNHPTFAEGVVKPETYDIQPDAGGGYVLRHTTECQSLDKMTYPIDLSVPHAGDYQSWFLWPMFSFQCYPGNVLNTYHWRAVDADHCTVWRGWYTEGGSDSAVIRQLAVQDRETTVEEDIRLVESVHRGLKSRGYRPGPLVLDPGCGVMSEHSIARLQQWMREAVD
- a CDS encoding MurR/RpiR family transcriptional regulator, which translates into the protein MNDTNVSSIVLDRLSQEWDALTPEAQKAARYVLENPTDVGVSTVREIAEAAKVKPNTFVRMARQVGFEGYEDFRAPFREAIRRGNVSFPDRARWLQDIGKSGELGGLYADMVGAAIRNIEETFAGIDAATLKAAAEDIWNCRQIFTLGVGVNNSNARNFTYLASTGMKQFHAIPRPGSTPVDDLAWADEQDVLIAITCHPYRTEVIEAIKLARQQGLTVIGISDSPASPVILNAHHGFVVAADTPQFFPSSVSTIALLETLLSFVIAVSSDEIVERVERFHQRRHQLGLYAEEPE
- a CDS encoding FAD-dependent oxidoreductase, with the translated sequence MSEKNLPSHARVVIVGGGVMGVGLAYHLAHEGWGADTVLLEKAELTSGSTWHAAGQITHSTSSFGLGKCVDYNIGLYSGQLEAETGQPVTWHGCGSFRLAYTEDEMDWLRHTLSVGRSLGFNIELVGPEKVAELHPFYNLEGVLGALHTPDDGHVDPTNVTMAMAAGARQKGVRIFRSCRATNITQAENGEWVVETEQGTITCEHVVNAGGTYARQMGEWSGLQLPMTSMTHHYFVTEPVPEFQNLDTELPVIRDDRKVSGYIRMEQQRGLIGIYEKENPNSVWHDHCPWEYENWLFDADYDRVMPWLEESLNRMPIFAELGIQRDVHGAISHPPDGNPLIGPAPGVRNYWCCCGTQIGIGWGPGLTRELARWMVHGAADISMREYDPRRFGSYATKDWQVIKAEEDYCLRHEIPFPHFNRLEGRPIKPSPLYELLKSKGAVHEEAYGFERPRWFARDGVEQRDHYSFRRTPADDMVAAEVKAVRESVGIMDVTAFTKVEVTGPDAYALLDRLTANRMPQKVGSITLTHMLNRRGRIELETTIVRMADDRFYLVCAAFFEQRLLDHLAQQRADEDVQITALSSDWSALSLNGPRSRDVLARCTDADLTNAGFRWLSAQEITIAGHKVWAFRMSYAGELGWELHMPNAACLDVYNALWAAGEAHGITDYGSFAMNVMRMEKGFKGAGELTNEVTLAEADVLRFARTDKDYLGKDKTLNTDLPWICAYLSIEPDGEIDGHGGEAVLLDGRVVGSTASVAYGHTVGKILAFAYLKPEAAKAGTQLEVVIHGQPRAARVLDKPAYDPDSLLPRSDAILETA
- a CDS encoding alcohol dehydrogenase family protein, whose amino-acid sequence is MSLPDTMRAMVTMGHGGLEQMVMQEDWPRPEPAAGEVLIRVAACGLNNTDVNTRSGWYSKTVTDATTGGAFEEVGEEDPTWGGNPITFPRIQGADVCGRIVAVGEGVDSARIGERVITDGWLRDPADPGNMNKTGYFGSERDGGFAEYTTTLAVNAVPITSDLSDAELATFSCSYSTAEGMLSRANVTEKDTVLVPGASGGVGGALVQLAKRRGARVIAMASESKHADVADLGPDVILPRTPEDLRSALGDEKITVVADVVGGPYWPNLIDVLERGGRYTCSGAIAGPMVELDLRTFYLRDLTFTGSTVIGPEVMKNLVAYIEAGEIKPALAATYPLEELREAQAAFIAKQHTGNIVVVP
- a CDS encoding dimethylsulfonioproprionate lyase family protein, with product MTLDDVLEAARQLHQAHPDLAAFASWPDDLTPTGLQPAHIPATDLVGDFGLDGVAPTRDLVAAIKASAHLAQWKHTYTEEEVGADFLNRYGYYELFGPTGHFHSTQLRGYVGYWGAGLDYDWHSHQAEELYLTLAGGAVFRSNEDETFVGPNQTRQHKSWQSHAMITTDQPILTFVLWRGEGMGDLPRMDAA
- a CDS encoding mandelate racemase/muconate lactonizing enzyme family protein, with translation MKITRIRIYQTGLPYVGGTYAWGAGNAIETAIASVVVIDTDAGLRGCGEFTPCGENYMVAHSEGVAALARLVAGKLLGEDPRQVGRIEHLMDHLVQGHGYAKAPFDAACWDILGQACDQPVWMLLGGKLTDGAPMYRVAPQKAVDETVAEMDRYREQGYRQFQVKVGSDWASDIDRIRTTVPLLKPGEKAMADANQGWRVDDAIRVARETRDLDFILEQPCRTYEECQQVRRIAEQPLKLDECVTGIHMAQRIVADRGAEICCLKISNLGGISKARRVRDYLIDNRIPVVSEDTWGGEITSSVVAHFAASTPPEYLQNTTDLMNYNTRSTGVGGPVVKDGKLYANNTPGLGVTPDFESLGAPVAEYAL
- a CDS encoding mandelate racemase/muconate lactonizing enzyme family protein, coding for MKIETITVFQVDLPLEHPYWLSGGRLKFETLDATLVKLETDTGLVGWGEGTPWGHTYVPAHGPGIRAGIETMAPFILGLDPRRVLDVERAMDLALPGHLYAKSPVDMACWDIAGQAAGLPIADLMGGGSRTPRPIASSVGAKTVEETREVMERYRKRGYVAHSVKIGGDVARDIARVRDVESIRQPGEIVLYDVNRGWTRQQALRVMSSCEDLNVMFEQPCETLDDIAAISGLHASPVSVDESLVTLQDAVRIAHDGLAQIFGIKLNRVGGLTKAARMRDIALAHGIDMFVMATGGTVLADTEALHLAATIPDDHCHAVWACQDMITVDVAGGRGPRNVDGHLHLPEAPGLGVHPDEAALGDPVGEYA
- a CDS encoding mandelate racemase/muconate lactonizing enzyme family protein, coding for MRIDKITLWSVDLTSHETYHMAGGKTCATVTSHILRLETDTGLTGWGEVCPIPHYLPAYASGVPGAIAEMGPEILGISPIGVDAPMRKLDGFLQGHSYAKSIVDIALWDLFGRAAGVPVYALLGGWTRADMPLYHSITCIAPDEMARIAKAAFQTGIRQFQVKLGVEGDWQADAERLIKVREAVGTGPLVYGDWNCGASRLQATRTGRAVAHLDVMLEQPCKTLEDCAAVRQSTGLPMKIDENAFDLASLMRAHELGCMDAVALKLSKFGGLSAMRRARDLTVQLGAEICAECTWGSDIVTAASLHFAASTPHGSLMNTCDLSSYVAPRLCPDAPNRENGRIAPPEGPGLGVTPDLEILDAPILEID